From one Neovison vison isolate M4711 chromosome 1, ASM_NN_V1, whole genome shotgun sequence genomic stretch:
- the LOC122916303 gene encoding uncharacterized protein LOC122916303 isoform X2 — translation MAENNIRLSEVTRHFIPENVFRYVNFRTLNRSWTIIFMGTSTLWVIIHTISLKFSEGKKKKKKSHVCFSFSFPEVLSTDEDVLPGSSGLAQGHGQMAADSNSEYSCVSADSVIPYVLKTATQQDAAHPKSSAVVPPGGEAAKQQSSASEYFSCFSTLSELIRANEDEVLNTSEDVLSEPSGLAQGHGQMAADAVSQYSCVSADKLIRCEFKRTTQEDAAQPKSSAMVPPGVEAAEEKSSASQYCSCVSSLSELIRANEHATQTHWPKDFK, via the exons ATGGCAGAAAACAACATAAGGCTTTCAGAGGTAACCAGACATTTCATTCCAGAAAATGTTTTTAGATACGTAAATTTTAGAACTTTGAACAGAAGCTGGACTATAATCTTCATGGGGACAAGTACCCTGTGGGTTATTATACATACTATTTCTTTAAAGTTTagtgaaggcaaaaaaaaaaaaaaaaagtcacatgtctgcttttccttctcttttccagaaGTTTTAAGCACAGATGAAGATGTTTTACCTGGATCCTCTGGGTTGGCCCAAGGCCATGGCCAGATGGCAGCAGATTCAAACTCAGAATACTCCTGTGTGTCTGCAGACAGTGTCATTCCCTATG TACTCAAGACGGCAACCCAACAGGATGCAGCCCATCCTAAGTCCTCTGCCGTGGTCCCTCCTGGTGGTGAGGCAGCAAAACAACAATCCTCTGCCTCAGAGTATTTCTCCTGTTTCTCAACTCTATCTGAGCTGATTCGTGCTAATGAGGATG aaGTTTTAAACACATCTGAAGATGTTTTATCTGAACCCTCTGGGTTGGCCCAAGGCCATGGCCAGATGGCAGCAGATGCAGTCTCACAATACTCCTGTGTGTCTGCAGACAAGCTCATTCGCTGTG AATTCAAGAGGACGACTCAAGAGGATGCAGCTCAGCCCAAGTCCTCTGCCATGGTCCCTCCTGGTGTTGAGGCAGCAGAAGAAAAGTCCTCTGCCTCACAGTACTGCTCCTGTGTCTCCTCTCTATCTGAGCTGATTCGTGCTAATGAGCATG CAACACAGACCCATTGGCCCAAAGATTTCAAATGA
- the LOC122916303 gene encoding uncharacterized protein LOC122916303 isoform X1, whose translation MAENNIRLSEVTRHFIPENVFRYVNFRTLNRSWTIIFMGTSTLWVIIHTISLKFSEGKKKKKKSHVCFSFSFPEVLSTDEDVLPGSSGLAQGHGQMAADSNSEYSCVSADSVIPYVLKTATQQDAAHPKSSAVVPPGGEAAKQQSSASEYFSCFSTLSELIRANEDEVLNTSEDVLSEPSGLAQGHGQMAADAVSQYSCVSADKLIRCEFKRTTQEDAAQPKSSAMVPPGVEAAEEKSSASQYCSCVSSLSELIRANEHGVPQTDQVVSGVEHCMERETSSPFPYSSFLFHLVDDPKPSVSPAHMEE comes from the exons ATGGCAGAAAACAACATAAGGCTTTCAGAGGTAACCAGACATTTCATTCCAGAAAATGTTTTTAGATACGTAAATTTTAGAACTTTGAACAGAAGCTGGACTATAATCTTCATGGGGACAAGTACCCTGTGGGTTATTATACATACTATTTCTTTAAAGTTTagtgaaggcaaaaaaaaaaaaaaaaagtcacatgtctgcttttccttctcttttccagaaGTTTTAAGCACAGATGAAGATGTTTTACCTGGATCCTCTGGGTTGGCCCAAGGCCATGGCCAGATGGCAGCAGATTCAAACTCAGAATACTCCTGTGTGTCTGCAGACAGTGTCATTCCCTATG TACTCAAGACGGCAACCCAACAGGATGCAGCCCATCCTAAGTCCTCTGCCGTGGTCCCTCCTGGTGGTGAGGCAGCAAAACAACAATCCTCTGCCTCAGAGTATTTCTCCTGTTTCTCAACTCTATCTGAGCTGATTCGTGCTAATGAGGATG aaGTTTTAAACACATCTGAAGATGTTTTATCTGAACCCTCTGGGTTGGCCCAAGGCCATGGCCAGATGGCAGCAGATGCAGTCTCACAATACTCCTGTGTGTCTGCAGACAAGCTCATTCGCTGTG AATTCAAGAGGACGACTCAAGAGGATGCAGCTCAGCCCAAGTCCTCTGCCATGGTCCCTCCTGGTGTTGAGGCAGCAGAAGAAAAGTCCTCTGCCTCACAGTACTGCTCCTGTGTCTCCTCTCTATCTGAGCTGATTCGTGCTAATGAGCATG GAGTTCCTCAAACTGACCAGGTTGTTTCTGGTGTTGAACACTGCATGGAACGTGAGACTTCCTCACCCTTTCCATATAGCTCCTTTCTATTCCATCTGGTTGATGATCCTAAGccttctgtgtccccagcacACATGGAAGAGTAA